In the Candidatus Electrothrix rattekaaiensis genome, one interval contains:
- a CDS encoding response regulator, with the protein MRNILIIDDDEQMRNLLCRAMEYAGFEVEAAADGRKGLRLFEEKSYDLVITDLIMPEQEGMETITFLRKNHPDIKIIAISGGGRIGPETYLPAALELGADSAFAKPFPIDDLINTVKELLGVT; encoded by the coding sequence ATGCGAAACATACTGATTATAGATGATGATGAACAAATGCGTAATCTGCTCTGTCGAGCTATGGAGTATGCCGGATTCGAGGTGGAGGCTGCTGCTGACGGGAGAAAAGGACTGCGCTTATTCGAGGAAAAATCCTATGATCTAGTGATTACGGATTTGATTATGCCGGAACAGGAAGGTATGGAAACTATTACCTTTCTTCGTAAGAACCATCCCGATATCAAAATTATCGCTATTTCTGGAGGAGGGCGTATAGGGCCGGAAACCTATCTGCCAGCAGCCTTGGAGCTCGGTGCAGACAGTGCTTTTGCCAAACCCTTTCCCATTGATGACCTGATCAATACGGTCAAGGAGCTGCTCGGTGTAACCTGA
- a CDS encoding 2-phospho-L-lactate transferase CofD family protein → MENNTNIPLGDLLAGVTKKVFSPLDFMGKGSLTERVLAFALGEEPPRDVPGCTQEDWCNLAAGLQNVDVENVRVVVLGGGTGLSNVVGGDSRRADWKKSPFTGLKEVFPHLHSIVCVTDDGGSTGEMLKDFPLIGLGDLRHVLLSSIRSVNLKEQYQLDDAVALETADALHGFFNFRFNNPPESAEQLWVESGVTPEMFPPVLAGYLADLVRRLFSDERMVAALHHPQCLGNLLLAAAVYGKLPAFFRTAELAANQKRMQAAIMDGLEDLSQAVGAGAQAVLPCTATPSQLQMLYANGVLVTGERKAGEARRGYPVERTMVCFADEPLLPEAVSRCLTEADIIILAPGSLYSSIIPILQVPGLADLIRRNEKALKLLVANIWVQKGETDATREAPEKRFYVSDLIRAYGHNISGGIHGLFSHVLTLDLADIPGSVLQNYILEKKEPIYIDSDKVRALGFEPVRARIFSGNFLQRQRVIQHDPNALALVVRSMWGLRETGLLVLPSVAETSLPGPEFSVRISADKLIPCMRYERIARIVEGLEFKYLTLDADLPENMASSLRHDISTALLEIFWRHPDIHPDHLQYLHGISLVETASWKRCQQWDNVFSFYDPEDSCIKIRQDQKESPRRLEVAVLIALGQSLLGNYCQEKGMEDVFVQEQQVGRLYRLITRKRQELNSFLSPEDLDTYLQISRMCPGKDEKHCYTRMVNGEEGFTPPGLLFGLVFAWYLDNRFASNVEYKMSVMKNIPSDLIPEQVRIMRRREKLIRFFRERIFRDQFF, encoded by the coding sequence GTGGAAAACAATACAAATATCCCTTTAGGTGACCTCTTAGCAGGCGTTACCAAAAAGGTCTTTTCTCCCCTTGATTTTATGGGCAAGGGGAGTTTGACAGAACGAGTTCTTGCCTTTGCTCTCGGCGAAGAACCACCTCGTGATGTTCCCGGCTGCACGCAGGAGGACTGGTGCAATCTCGCTGCTGGGCTCCAGAATGTAGATGTGGAAAATGTGCGGGTCGTGGTGCTGGGCGGAGGAACTGGTCTTTCTAATGTGGTTGGCGGTGATTCACGGCGTGCAGATTGGAAGAAATCGCCTTTTACCGGCTTAAAAGAGGTCTTCCCACACTTGCACTCTATTGTCTGTGTCACAGACGACGGCGGTTCTACCGGGGAGATGCTCAAGGATTTTCCTTTGATTGGTTTGGGCGATCTGCGCCATGTGTTGCTTTCCTCCATTCGCAGCGTTAACCTGAAAGAGCAGTATCAGCTGGATGATGCAGTAGCTCTGGAAACCGCTGATGCTTTGCATGGTTTTTTTAATTTTCGTTTCAATAACCCGCCGGAATCAGCAGAGCAGTTATGGGTGGAAAGTGGGGTGACCCCGGAGATGTTCCCCCCGGTTTTGGCTGGGTATCTTGCTGATTTAGTGCGCCGATTATTTTCTGATGAGCGCATGGTAGCGGCCTTGCATCATCCCCAATGCCTTGGTAATCTTCTCCTTGCCGCTGCTGTGTACGGAAAATTGCCTGCTTTTTTTCGGACTGCGGAACTGGCTGCCAATCAGAAGCGGATGCAGGCCGCGATTATGGACGGCCTAGAAGATCTCTCACAGGCCGTCGGGGCAGGTGCCCAAGCAGTGCTTCCATGCACGGCAACCCCGTCGCAACTCCAGATGCTCTATGCGAACGGCGTGCTGGTGACCGGTGAGCGCAAGGCCGGTGAAGCCCGACGAGGGTATCCGGTGGAACGGACTATGGTTTGCTTCGCTGATGAGCCCTTATTGCCAGAGGCTGTCAGCCGCTGTCTTACCGAGGCCGACATTATTATTCTGGCTCCGGGGAGTCTCTACTCCTCGATTATTCCTATTCTTCAGGTGCCGGGACTGGCTGATCTGATCCGCCGAAACGAAAAGGCCTTAAAGCTCTTGGTCGCCAATATTTGGGTACAGAAGGGCGAGACCGATGCGACCAGGGAGGCCCCGGAAAAACGTTTTTATGTCTCAGACCTTATCCGTGCCTATGGGCATAATATTTCCGGTGGGATTCATGGGCTGTTTTCTCATGTTCTGACCCTGGATCTTGCCGATATTCCGGGTTCTGTTTTGCAAAACTATATCCTGGAAAAGAAAGAGCCGATTTACATTGATAGCGATAAGGTGAGGGCACTGGGATTTGAACCGGTCCGAGCCCGTATTTTTTCTGGAAATTTCTTGCAGCGACAGCGGGTTATTCAGCACGATCCCAATGCACTTGCCCTTGTTGTCCGCAGTATGTGGGGATTACGAGAGACCGGTTTACTTGTTCTACCATCGGTAGCCGAGACCAGCCTGCCCGGCCCGGAGTTCTCTGTTCGAATTTCAGCGGATAAGCTGATTCCCTGCATGCGCTATGAGCGGATAGCTCGGATTGTTGAGGGCCTGGAATTCAAATATCTCACTCTTGATGCCGACTTGCCTGAGAATATGGCTTCTTCCTTACGTCATGATATTAGTACTGCTCTTCTGGAGATCTTCTGGCGTCATCCAGACATTCACCCGGATCATCTGCAATATCTGCACGGAATTTCCTTGGTCGAGACCGCCTCCTGGAAGCGATGCCAACAATGGGACAATGTTTTTTCTTTTTATGATCCTGAAGACAGCTGTATAAAGATCCGCCAGGATCAAAAAGAATCTCCTAGGCGTCTGGAAGTAGCTGTGCTAATTGCCTTGGGACAGTCTTTGCTGGGGAATTACTGTCAGGAAAAAGGCATGGAGGATGTGTTTGTCCAAGAACAGCAAGTCGGTAGACTGTATCGTCTGATAACCAGAAAACGACAGGAGCTCAACAGCTTTCTGTCGCCGGAGGATTTGGATACCTATTTGCAGATCAGTCGAATGTGCCCGGGAAAAGATGAAAAACACTGTTATACCAGGATGGTCAACGGTGAAGAGGGGTTTACTCCGCCCGGACTGCTTTTCGGTTTGGTCTTTGCTTGGTACCTTGACAATCGTTTTGCCTCCAATGTGGAATATAAGATGTCTGTTATGAAAAATATTCCTTCTGATTTGATTCCGGAGCAGGTCAGGATTATGCGCAGACGGGAAAAATTGATTCGTTTTTTCAGAGAGCGTATTTTTCGTGATCAGTTTTTTTGA